TTAAATAGCCAAATCCATGAGCACCGACAAACCGGGCTTTTTATTTTGGTCGGTAATTTTTCTAAAGCTACAAATTCAAAAAAGAAAAAAATTTTTAACTTTTATTTAAAAAATGCTAAACGAGTAAATAATTGGGATTTAGTTGACTGCTCCGCTCCTTATATTGTTGGCGGTTACTTAATTAACAAGCCAAGGAAAATTTTATACAAATTAGCAAAATCTAAAAATTTGTGGGAACGACGAATTGCTATTTTAGCGACCTTTCCGTTTATCCGCAACAAAAATTACACCGACACGCTCAAACTGGCAAAACTGCTGCTTAACGACAGCCACGACTTAATGCACAAAGCAGTTGGTTGGATGTTGCGCGAAGTTGGTAAAATGGATGAAAAAGTATTGACTAAATTCTTAGACCAAAACGCCACCAAAATGCCGCGGACTATGCTCCGCTATTCAATCGAAAAATTCCCGGAAGAGAAAAGGAAATATTATTTGAATAAATAATGTCATCTCGAGCGTGCCGAGAGATCTCACACTTACCAAATAAGTACGGCTGAGATTTCTTCATGCGCTCCTCTGTCGCTTAGTCGAAATGACAAATGTAAAAAGCAAAACTCCGCCGCGGCCGTAGACCAGTCAAACTGGTCATAACCTTGGCGGAGCTCTGTGGCGAATGCGCGTGTCTGTAGGTGTGCCCCCGCTAAAACTCGACGCTAGTGGCGCCTGGAACCTTGATTTTTCCGTTACGCTGCTTCTTACAGCGCTTCATGTCGCCATTGGCATAGAGACCGTCCAGGGTTTCAAAGTGGAGGAAAACTTCATCGCCGCCACC
The nucleotide sequence above comes from Candidatus Buchananbacteria bacterium CG10_big_fil_rev_8_21_14_0_10_42_9. Encoded proteins:
- a CDS encoding DNA alkylation repair protein, encoding MPKASQVKKELKKFTSVKGAKTAQWFFKTGPGEYGEGDKFIGVIVPNQRKVAKKFTGLQLSEIQKLLNSQIHEHRQTGLFILVGNFSKATNSKKKKIFNFYLKNAKRVNNWDLVDCSAPYIVGGYLINKPRKILYKLAKSKNLWERRIAILATFPFIRNKNYTDTLKLAKLLLNDSHDLMHKAVGWMLREVGKMDEKVLTKFLDQNATKMPRTMLRYSIEKFPEEKRKYYLNK